The following are encoded together in the Syngnathus scovelli strain Florida chromosome 12, RoL_Ssco_1.2, whole genome shotgun sequence genome:
- the yipf3 gene encoding protein YIPF3 isoform X3, protein MSTGPGRTSTVTEPWGSFDDHLVQGGGSAVIDMENMDDTSGSSFEDMGELHQRMKEEEEVAAEAADDDDQDGDFLGMKGFKGQLGRQVADEVWQAGKRQASRAFNLYANIDILRPYFDVEPIQVRSRLIESMIPVRMINFPQKIAGELYGPLMLVFTLVAILLHGMKTSETVIREGTLMGTAIGTCFGYWLGVSSLIYFLAYLLNAQITMLQSLSLLGYGLFGHCVALLVSYNVHFHQLFYALWVVLGGLSTLRMVAALLSRTVGSMPRLLLCATVSALHMLFLLYLHFAYHKMVEGILDSLEGSNMAAMQRVARDVENLRVNATVALAM, encoded by the exons atgtcgacgGGCCCCGGGCGCACCAGCACGGTGACGGAACCGTGGGGGAGCTTTGACGACCACCTCGTCCAG GGCGGCGGCTCGGCGGTCATCGACATGGAAAACATGGATGACACGTCGGGCTCCAGTTTCGAGGACATGGGAGAGCTACATCAGAGGatgaaggaagaggaggaagttgCGGCAGAAGCAGCGGACGACGACGACCAAGACGGGGACTTCTTGGGTATGAAGGGCTTCAAGGGTCAGTTGGGCAGGCAAGTGGCAGACGAA GTGTGGCAAGCAGGAAAGCGCCAGGCATCTCGAGCCTTCAATCTGTACGCCAACATTGACATCCTGAGGCCCTACTTTGACGTGGAACCCATTCAGGTGCGCAGCAG GTTGATCGAGTCCATGATTCCTGTACGCATGATCAACTTCCCTCAG AAGATTGCAGGTGAGCTGTATGGTCCGCTCATGCTGGTCTTCACATTGGTTGCCATCTTGTTGCACGGGATGAAGACATCCGAGACTGTCATT AGAGAGGGTACATTGATGGGAACGGCCATCGGAACGTGTTTTGGTTACTGGCTAGGAGTTTCTTCTCTGATCTACTTCCTGGCGTATCTACTCAATGCTCAGATCACCATGTTGCAAAGCCTCTCCCTACTG GGCTACGGCTTGTTCGGCCACTGCGTGGCGCTCCTGGTGAGCTACAATGTGCACTTTCACCAGCTCTTCTACGCCCTCTGGGTGGTGCTGGGAGGACTGTCCACCTTGCGCATG GTAGCGGCTCTGCTGTCCCGCACGGTGGGTTCCATGCCTCGCCTGCTGCTGTGCGCTACAGTTTCTGCGCTGCACATGCTCTTCCTGCTCTACCTTCACTTTGCCTACCACAAGATGGTGGAAG GCATACTGGACTCCCTGGAAGGATCCAATATGGCCGCCATGCAGCGGGTGGCCAGAGATGTGGAAAATCTCAGGGTCAATGCCACTGTCGCCCTCGCCATGTGA
- the yipf3 gene encoding protein YIPF3 isoform X2, giving the protein MSTGPGRTSTVTEPWGSFDDHLVQAYKVTHRGLWAQGGGSAVIDMENMDDTSGSSFEDMGELHQRMKEEEEVAAEAADDDDQDGDFLGMKGFKGQLGRQVADEVWQAGKRQASRAFNLYANIDILRPYFDVEPIQVRSRLIESMIPVRMINFPQKIAGELYGPLMLVFTLVAILLHGMKTSETVIREGTLMGTAIGTCFGYWLGVSSLIYFLAYLLNAQITMLQSLSLLGYGLFGHCVALLVSYNVHFHQLFYALWVVLGGLSTLRMVAALLSRTVGSMPRLLLCATVSALHMLFLLYLHFAYHKMVEGILDSLEGSNMAAMQRVARDVENLRVNATVALAM; this is encoded by the exons atgtcgacgGGCCCCGGGCGCACCAGCACGGTGACGGAACCGTGGGGGAGCTTTGACGACCACCTCGTCCAG GCCTACAAAGTGACACATAGGGGGCTTTGGGCGCAGGGCGGCGGCTCGGCGGTCATCGACATGGAAAACATGGATGACACGTCGGGCTCCAGTTTCGAGGACATGGGAGAGCTACATCAGAGGatgaaggaagaggaggaagttgCGGCAGAAGCAGCGGACGACGACGACCAAGACGGGGACTTCTTGGGTATGAAGGGCTTCAAGGGTCAGTTGGGCAGGCAAGTGGCAGACGAA GTGTGGCAAGCAGGAAAGCGCCAGGCATCTCGAGCCTTCAATCTGTACGCCAACATTGACATCCTGAGGCCCTACTTTGACGTGGAACCCATTCAGGTGCGCAGCAG GTTGATCGAGTCCATGATTCCTGTACGCATGATCAACTTCCCTCAG AAGATTGCAGGTGAGCTGTATGGTCCGCTCATGCTGGTCTTCACATTGGTTGCCATCTTGTTGCACGGGATGAAGACATCCGAGACTGTCATT AGAGAGGGTACATTGATGGGAACGGCCATCGGAACGTGTTTTGGTTACTGGCTAGGAGTTTCTTCTCTGATCTACTTCCTGGCGTATCTACTCAATGCTCAGATCACCATGTTGCAAAGCCTCTCCCTACTG GGCTACGGCTTGTTCGGCCACTGCGTGGCGCTCCTGGTGAGCTACAATGTGCACTTTCACCAGCTCTTCTACGCCCTCTGGGTGGTGCTGGGAGGACTGTCCACCTTGCGCATG GTAGCGGCTCTGCTGTCCCGCACGGTGGGTTCCATGCCTCGCCTGCTGCTGTGCGCTACAGTTTCTGCGCTGCACATGCTCTTCCTGCTCTACCTTCACTTTGCCTACCACAAGATGGTGGAAG GCATACTGGACTCCCTGGAAGGATCCAATATGGCCGCCATGCAGCGGGTGGCCAGAGATGTGGAAAATCTCAGGGTCAATGCCACTGTCGCCCTCGCCATGTGA
- the yipf3 gene encoding protein YIPF3 isoform X1, producing MSTGPGRTSTVTEPWGSFDDHLVQGGGSAVIDMENMDDTSGSSFEDMGELHQRMKEEEEVAAEAADDDDQDGDFLGMKGFKGQLGRQVADEVSQPCAFYLCAFSPLAWVSNWWCWCCGFEVWQAGKRQASRAFNLYANIDILRPYFDVEPIQVRSRLIESMIPVRMINFPQKIAGELYGPLMLVFTLVAILLHGMKTSETVIREGTLMGTAIGTCFGYWLGVSSLIYFLAYLLNAQITMLQSLSLLGYGLFGHCVALLVSYNVHFHQLFYALWVVLGGLSTLRMVAALLSRTVGSMPRLLLCATVSALHMLFLLYLHFAYHKMVEGILDSLEGSNMAAMQRVARDVENLRVNATVALAM from the exons atgtcgacgGGCCCCGGGCGCACCAGCACGGTGACGGAACCGTGGGGGAGCTTTGACGACCACCTCGTCCAG GGCGGCGGCTCGGCGGTCATCGACATGGAAAACATGGATGACACGTCGGGCTCCAGTTTCGAGGACATGGGAGAGCTACATCAGAGGatgaaggaagaggaggaagttgCGGCAGAAGCAGCGGACGACGACGACCAAGACGGGGACTTCTTGGGTATGAAGGGCTTCAAGGGTCAGTTGGGCAGGCAAGTGGCAGACGAAGTGAGTCAACCTTGCGCATTTTATCTCTGTGCCTTTTCACCTTTGGCGTGGGTCTCTAACTGGTGGTGTTGGTGTTGTGGTTTTGAGGTGTGGCAAGCAGGAAAGCGCCAGGCATCTCGAGCCTTCAATCTGTACGCCAACATTGACATCCTGAGGCCCTACTTTGACGTGGAACCCATTCAGGTGCGCAGCAG GTTGATCGAGTCCATGATTCCTGTACGCATGATCAACTTCCCTCAG AAGATTGCAGGTGAGCTGTATGGTCCGCTCATGCTGGTCTTCACATTGGTTGCCATCTTGTTGCACGGGATGAAGACATCCGAGACTGTCATT AGAGAGGGTACATTGATGGGAACGGCCATCGGAACGTGTTTTGGTTACTGGCTAGGAGTTTCTTCTCTGATCTACTTCCTGGCGTATCTACTCAATGCTCAGATCACCATGTTGCAAAGCCTCTCCCTACTG GGCTACGGCTTGTTCGGCCACTGCGTGGCGCTCCTGGTGAGCTACAATGTGCACTTTCACCAGCTCTTCTACGCCCTCTGGGTGGTGCTGGGAGGACTGTCCACCTTGCGCATG GTAGCGGCTCTGCTGTCCCGCACGGTGGGTTCCATGCCTCGCCTGCTGCTGTGCGCTACAGTTTCTGCGCTGCACATGCTCTTCCTGCTCTACCTTCACTTTGCCTACCACAAGATGGTGGAAG GCATACTGGACTCCCTGGAAGGATCCAATATGGCCGCCATGCAGCGGGTGGCCAGAGATGTGGAAAATCTCAGGGTCAATGCCACTGTCGCCCTCGCCATGTGA
- the yipf3 gene encoding protein YIPF3 isoform X4 — MSTGPGRTSTVTEPWGSFDDHLVQAYKVTHRGLWAQGGGSAVIDMENMDDTSGSSFEDMGELHQRMKEEEEVAAEAADDDDQDGDFLGMKGFKGQLGRQVADEVWQAGKRQASRAFNLYANIDILRPYFDVEPIQVRSRLIESMIPVRMINFPQKIAGELYGPLMLVFTLVAILLHGMKTSETVIREGTLMGTAIGTCFGYWLGVSSLIYFLAYLLNAQITMLQSLSLLAYWTPWKDPIWPPCSGWPEMWKISGSMPLSPSPCDPPAPHAHNTSPTPSVFSSWLSSCHVNMQFTAP; from the exons atgtcgacgGGCCCCGGGCGCACCAGCACGGTGACGGAACCGTGGGGGAGCTTTGACGACCACCTCGTCCAG GCCTACAAAGTGACACATAGGGGGCTTTGGGCGCAGGGCGGCGGCTCGGCGGTCATCGACATGGAAAACATGGATGACACGTCGGGCTCCAGTTTCGAGGACATGGGAGAGCTACATCAGAGGatgaaggaagaggaggaagttgCGGCAGAAGCAGCGGACGACGACGACCAAGACGGGGACTTCTTGGGTATGAAGGGCTTCAAGGGTCAGTTGGGCAGGCAAGTGGCAGACGAA GTGTGGCAAGCAGGAAAGCGCCAGGCATCTCGAGCCTTCAATCTGTACGCCAACATTGACATCCTGAGGCCCTACTTTGACGTGGAACCCATTCAGGTGCGCAGCAG GTTGATCGAGTCCATGATTCCTGTACGCATGATCAACTTCCCTCAG AAGATTGCAGGTGAGCTGTATGGTCCGCTCATGCTGGTCTTCACATTGGTTGCCATCTTGTTGCACGGGATGAAGACATCCGAGACTGTCATT AGAGAGGGTACATTGATGGGAACGGCCATCGGAACGTGTTTTGGTTACTGGCTAGGAGTTTCTTCTCTGATCTACTTCCTGGCGTATCTACTCAATGCTCAGATCACCATGTTGCAAAGCCTCTCCCTACTG GCATACTGGACTCCCTGGAAGGATCCAATATGGCCGCCATGCAGCGGGTGGCCAGAGATGTGGAAAATCTCAGGGTCAATGCCACTGTCGCCCTCGCCATGTGACCCCCCCGccccacacgcacacaacacGTCTCCCACCCCTTCGGTCTTCTCTTCATGGTTGTCTTCATGCCATGTAAATATGCAATTTACTGCCCCTTAG